One region of Desulfobacterales bacterium genomic DNA includes:
- a CDS encoding carbohydrate kinase: MIISIGEILVDVFPDYQRIGGAPFNFAYHLKQFEFPVRFFSRIGKDAFGREIRALASASGLNPEDLQIDSQRPTGRVEVQLTDQGNPRFVIIENAAYDFFTLDKTITEVLHLPPRMIYFGSLMQRTRNGFDTLQRILSQKHPDTLCLYDMNLRPGCAQPHIIIKSLPHADILKLNEEELEITAAHLRLRHVNEPETVAALMARFNINIVAVTRGAAGSALYTETQRHEIAAPPAVAVADTVGAGDAYSAVLAAGVLSGWPPEKILIHANRFSAHICSVKGAFPAAGHMYAEFRAQFGETIR; encoded by the coding sequence ATGATAATTTCCATTGGAGAAATATTAGTCGATGTGTTCCCGGATTATCAAAGAATCGGGGGGGCACCATTCAACTTTGCTTATCATCTCAAGCAATTTGAATTTCCGGTGCGATTTTTTTCACGCATCGGCAAAGACGCCTTCGGCCGGGAAATTCGCGCGCTTGCAAGCGCTTCCGGCCTGAACCCCGAGGACCTTCAAATCGACAGTCAGCGGCCGACGGGCCGTGTCGAGGTACAGTTGACGGATCAGGGAAACCCGCGGTTTGTTATTATTGAAAATGCAGCGTATGATTTTTTCACATTGGATAAAACCATAACCGAAGTGCTTCATCTGCCGCCCCGAATGATCTATTTCGGTTCTCTGATGCAAAGAACCCGCAATGGATTTGACACGCTTCAACGAATTTTGTCGCAAAAGCATCCGGACACCCTATGCCTTTATGATATGAATCTTCGCCCCGGATGCGCGCAACCCCATATTATCATCAAATCGCTTCCCCATGCGGATATTTTAAAACTGAATGAAGAGGAACTTGAAATCACTGCGGCGCATCTGCGTCTTCGTCATGTCAATGAACCGGAAACCGTCGCCGCGCTGATGGCGCGTTTCAATATCAACATCGTGGCCGTTACTCGCGGCGCTGCCGGCAGCGCTTTATACACCGAAACACAACGACATGAAATTGCCGCACCCCCAGCAGTCGCCGTTGCCGACACGGTTGGCGCCGGAGATGCTTACAGCGCCGTATTGGCCGCAGGCGTTCTTTCGGGATGGCCGCCGGAGAAAATACTAATACACGCCAATCGCTTTTCAGCACATATCTGCAGTGTAAAAGGCGCCTTTCCGGCAGCCGGGCACATGTATGCGGAATTTCGGGCACAATTTGGGGAGACAATCCGTTGA
- a CDS encoding N-acetyltransferase yields the protein MNLKKQAVEKHYCLPGKPLHIKKINSRQTGNAFIRMPWPVYKDDPMWVPPLLLERRMHLSPKNPYFDHARCGFWIAYRHGKPVGRISAQIDQLHLQRYQDRTGFWGMLEAEDNVDTFQALMNTAETWLQRQGMTRARGPFNLSINQECGLLVAGFDTPPSIMMGHARPYYQKHIEQCGYQKTKDLFSYTIDWGFTHSAAMRLIMKRTRNRVHTRPFRKAHFQEDLNIVQDIFNDAWSGNWGFVPFTQKEFDHLGKDLKLLVNDKLIRIAEVNGEPAAFMLVLPNLNEVIRDLNGRLFPFGWLKLLWRLKVKYPETARIPLMGVRSQYHDSLLGAALAYRLIGDIQEAGEGCGIKKLELSWILEDNTTMRNIITNIGGTVYKTYRIYDKPLSS from the coding sequence ATGAATTTAAAAAAACAGGCGGTGGAGAAGCACTACTGCCTTCCCGGCAAGCCGTTGCATATCAAAAAAATAAACAGTAGACAAACAGGTAATGCGTTTATTCGCATGCCATGGCCGGTGTACAAAGACGACCCCATGTGGGTACCGCCCCTTCTGCTTGAACGGCGGATGCATCTTTCCCCTAAAAACCCCTATTTTGATCATGCCCGCTGCGGTTTTTGGATCGCATACCGGCATGGAAAACCAGTGGGAAGAATCAGTGCTCAAATCGATCAACTTCATCTTCAACGGTATCAGGACCGCACCGGTTTTTGGGGCATGCTGGAAGCCGAGGACAATGTTGATACGTTTCAGGCGCTGATGAACACGGCAGAGACCTGGTTGCAACGCCAAGGAATGACGCGGGCACGGGGGCCCTTTAATTTATCCATCAACCAGGAATGCGGCTTACTCGTTGCAGGTTTTGACACCCCACCGTCGATTATGATGGGGCATGCACGGCCCTACTATCAAAAGCATATTGAACAGTGCGGATATCAAAAGACCAAGGACTTATTCAGCTACACCATCGATTGGGGGTTCACCCATTCAGCAGCCATGCGGCTGATTATGAAAAGAACCCGGAACCGCGTTCACACCCGACCGTTTCGAAAAGCGCACTTTCAGGAAGATTTAAATATCGTTCAAGACATCTTCAATGATGCCTGGTCCGGAAATTGGGGGTTTGTTCCTTTTACGCAGAAAGAATTTGACCACCTTGGAAAGGATCTAAAACTTCTGGTCAATGATAAACTGATTAGAATTGCCGAGGTGAATGGGGAGCCGGCCGCATTCATGCTGGTGCTTCCCAACCTCAATGAGGTGATTCGTGATTTAAACGGCAGGCTCTTTCCGTTTGGGTGGCTTAAATTGTTATGGCGCCTGAAAGTAAAATATCCTGAAACTGCGCGAATCCCGCTAATGGGCGTTCGCAGCCAATATCATGACAGTCTGTTGGGCGCGGCCCTGGCTTACCGGCTCATCGGCGATATTCAAGAGGCAGGGGAGGGGTGCGGTATCAAAAAACTTGAACTGTCCTGGATACTGGAAGATAATACGACGATGCGAAACATCATCACGAACATCGGCGGGACGGTATATAAAACGTATCGTATTTATGACAAACCGCTTTCAAGTTAA
- a CDS encoding CDP-alcohol phosphatidyltransferase family protein: protein MPLCVYFVQKSPVKIWGLTSSQRIERVLKAAGVGMIIDDLSALHDNDSVLILRTDYLFDDRLVNYLAVTPGIVLQLTQNRTGVTVAAHVSAELAQQAIQVIENPMMAASLPGVQPLTLETLPISLHQSLKKSEPPFVLPISLEYQRKLEQRLFRWSYKGVTDLVTKWVWPIPAQWMVGQCVRYGIRPNLVTLTGLLLVILSGILFAMGHFGWGLLTGWLMTFLDTVDGKLARVTVTSSRFGHYFDHLTDLFHPPIWYILWGIGLKTSHLNGFGISVHTALWLIVTGYIAGRLTEGAFKWRLGKFGIFCWRPVDSYFRLITARRNPNMMLLTGCFIMGRPDLGLVAVAFWTVATSVFLLTRLAWASYEKSSRGQLASWLANIPPSLYDQSLAVRLFTQPSSD, encoded by the coding sequence ATGCCATTATGCGTCTATTTCGTTCAAAAAAGCCCGGTTAAAATTTGGGGGCTTACGTCGTCCCAGCGCATCGAACGCGTATTAAAGGCTGCGGGTGTCGGTATGATTATAGATGACCTGAGCGCCTTGCATGACAACGACTCCGTTTTAATTTTACGAACCGACTATTTGTTTGATGACCGCTTGGTCAATTACCTGGCCGTAACACCGGGCATTGTTCTGCAACTAACACAAAACCGGACAGGGGTAACCGTTGCCGCGCATGTGTCTGCCGAATTGGCGCAACAAGCCATTCAAGTGATCGAAAACCCTATGATGGCGGCATCGCTGCCTGGTGTTCAGCCCTTGACGTTGGAAACCTTGCCGATCTCATTACACCAAAGCTTAAAAAAGTCGGAGCCCCCCTTTGTTTTGCCGATTTCGCTGGAATACCAGCGGAAGCTGGAACAGCGGCTTTTCCGTTGGTCTTATAAAGGCGTCACGGATTTGGTTACCAAATGGGTTTGGCCCATTCCGGCGCAATGGATGGTCGGTCAGTGTGTTCGTTACGGAATTCGGCCGAACCTGGTAACGCTGACAGGCCTGTTGCTGGTCATACTCTCCGGAATATTGTTTGCCATGGGTCATTTCGGCTGGGGATTGTTGACGGGATGGCTGATGACCTTTTTGGATACCGTGGATGGAAAATTGGCGAGGGTAACCGTCACGTCGAGCCGCTTTGGACACTATTTTGACCACCTGACGGATCTCTTTCACCCGCCGATCTGGTATATTCTGTGGGGCATCGGCCTAAAAACGTCTCACCTGAATGGGTTTGGAATTTCGGTACATACTGCTTTATGGCTGATTGTGACCGGGTATATTGCCGGCCGATTAACCGAAGGCGCCTTTAAATGGCGCCTGGGGAAATTCGGCATTTTTTGCTGGCGCCCGGTGGATTCCTATTTCAGGCTAATTACGGCGAGACGCAACCCGAACATGATGTTATTGACGGGATGCTTCATCATGGGGCGCCCGGATCTCGGGCTGGTGGCGGTTGCTTTTTGGACGGTGGCGACGAGCGTTTTTCTTTTGACGCGGCTGGCATGGGCCAGTTACGAAAAAAGCAGCCGGGGCCAGCTCGCGTCCTGGCTGGCAAATATCCCCCCGTCCTTGTATGATCAATCTCTTGCGGTTCGATTATTTACACAGCCATCAAGTGATTGA
- a CDS encoding nucleotidyltransferase family protein: MKISSPHFTAIVLAADRESVNPVAKAAGVRCKSLAPVNGIPMVFGVMAALSSARNIKDQILCGPPEPILNREDQLKAQLASGNVRWIENKATPSASAYHVMQSLAPGIPVLLTTSDHALLTAQMVDYFCVKALSSGCDVVAAVALHKAVTAAYPETHRTAYRLNEGAYCACNLFAFLTPRGRSAAYFWHRVEQQRKRPLRVISVFGWMTVIRYLTRRLTLSQALNRISHRLGFKSGVVIMPFPEAAIDVDSVDDWQQVQRIAAGKTTDALKENRPVSPLSSF; encoded by the coding sequence ATGAAAATTTCCTCCCCGCATTTTACCGCCATTGTGCTGGCTGCAGACAGGGAATCGGTCAACCCGGTGGCCAAAGCCGCCGGTGTGCGGTGCAAATCACTGGCCCCGGTTAATGGGATTCCCATGGTCTTCGGGGTGATGGCGGCATTATCTTCCGCCCGGAACATTAAGGACCAAATTCTATGCGGCCCCCCTGAACCCATCCTAAACCGGGAAGATCAACTGAAGGCACAGCTTGCCTCCGGTAATGTTCGATGGATTGAAAACAAGGCGACACCGAGCGCAAGTGCTTATCATGTGATGCAATCGCTGGCCCCGGGCATCCCCGTATTGTTAACCACCAGCGACCATGCCCTGTTAACCGCTCAAATGGTCGATTACTTTTGTGTGAAAGCCCTATCGTCGGGATGCGATGTCGTCGCTGCCGTCGCCCTGCATAAAGCTGTAACCGCGGCTTACCCGGAAACGCATCGAACCGCTTATCGATTGAACGAAGGCGCTTATTGCGCATGTAACCTATTTGCCTTTTTGACGCCTCGCGGGCGGTCAGCCGCCTATTTCTGGCACCGTGTCGAGCAGCAGCGGAAAAGGCCATTGCGTGTCATCAGCGTTTTCGGGTGGATGACCGTGATACGGTATTTAACGAGGCGTCTGACCCTTTCCCAGGCTTTGAATCGAATATCACACCGGCTTGGATTTAAATCGGGCGTCGTTATCATGCCGTTTCCGGAGGCGGCCATAGATGTCGACTCCGTGGATGATTGGCAACAGGTTCAACGGATTGCCGCAGGAAAAACAACGGATGCCCTGAAAGAAAATCGGCCGGTGTCGCCCCTTTCCTCATTTTAA
- the lptF gene encoding LPS export ABC transporter permease LptF, whose translation MIIDRYIQREILKPAVATCTILIIIYGCYISSRYLEDAVYGQLPGSTVILLILLRAAIALEVLLPTTLYVSVVLALGRLYRDSEMVALFSCGIGIPRILKSVFFLSIIVSMMVASLSVYIRPWAWHYFFALKAQAKMSFDLTRMRGGIFYEVDNGERAVFADAVDNQKNFADGVFVQTKRNDKLQILYAKRAEQVLDEKTQTTHILFHNGSLYEFPRLSKELRTLNFKKLSLKLDNPQSRNAPYEVKTIPTDNLIRSDRLEEIAELEWRLSAPVATILLALLGVPLSRSFPREGKYAKVPTAILIFAGYYYFTAILKKWVEQGVIDPFPGIWWGQILLAGLTIFFLYRPAEFFRR comes from the coding sequence GTGATTATTGATCGTTATATCCAGCGTGAAATACTGAAACCCGCCGTGGCGACATGTACGATTTTAATTATAATTTACGGTTGTTATATCTCATCAAGGTATCTGGAAGATGCGGTCTACGGTCAATTGCCCGGTTCCACGGTGATCCTTTTAATTCTGCTCAGAGCGGCCATTGCATTGGAGGTGCTGTTACCAACCACTCTGTATGTATCCGTGGTGCTTGCCCTTGGCCGCCTTTACAGGGATTCCGAGATGGTCGCCCTCTTTTCCTGTGGCATCGGTATCCCGCGAATACTTAAATCCGTTTTTTTCCTTTCCATTATCGTCAGCATGATGGTTGCATCTCTTTCGGTTTACATTCGACCATGGGCCTGGCATTATTTTTTCGCGTTAAAGGCTCAGGCAAAAATGAGTTTCGATCTGACACGAATGAGGGGTGGAATTTTTTATGAAGTTGACAACGGGGAGCGGGCTGTTTTTGCAGATGCCGTCGACAATCAGAAAAATTTTGCGGATGGCGTGTTTGTCCAAACCAAACGAAACGATAAGCTTCAGATTCTGTATGCCAAGCGCGCTGAACAAGTTTTGGATGAAAAGACACAAACGACCCATATCCTGTTTCACAACGGCAGTTTGTACGAATTTCCGCGGCTCAGTAAGGAATTGCGAACGCTAAATTTCAAAAAATTGTCTCTGAAATTGGACAATCCCCAATCGCGTAATGCGCCATACGAGGTTAAAACGATTCCAACCGACAACCTCATCAGATCCGACCGTCTGGAAGAAATAGCTGAATTAGAGTGGAGACTTAGCGCACCGGTAGCCACTATCCTGTTAGCGCTTCTCGGCGTGCCGCTGAGCCGGTCATTTCCCAGAGAAGGCAAATACGCGAAGGTGCCGACAGCGATTTTAATTTTTGCGGGATACTATTATTTTACCGCGATTTTGAAAAAATGGGTGGAACAGGGGGTTATAGACCCCTTTCCGGGAATCTGGTGGGGTCAAATTCTCCTGGCCGGTTTGACGATCTTCTTTTTATACCGCCCAGCCGAATTTTTTCGCAGATAA
- a CDS encoding metallophosphoesterase codes for MVFIPSDKTSAGDGNSQADRVPGEGRTFSLAHFSDLHITCTDRIELHHLMNKRLFGYLRWKLHRGAKYQDEILTILKKDLQQMKPNHVLITGDLTHLSLPAEFEKVEKWLQSLSTPAQVTVIPGNHDAYVRTDWHQTFSGWLSYMISDTAYQTHESVNGLDDVFPILRVRGDIALIGVCTAYPCAPHLATGRMGVPQLKKLEKILKQAAAQNLFRIIAIHHPPITGMISRRKRLTDASALRRLLASYGAELVLHGHTHATAYHTLPTPAGVIPVVGVPAASSSDDTGSRGARYNVYQVSPSGDGWRISISARVYSKKDRCFVPEKNRWVSIPASADEYRCPEGS; via the coding sequence ATGGTGTTTATCCCCTCTGATAAAACAAGTGCCGGTGACGGGAATTCTCAAGCGGATAGGGTTCCAGGCGAAGGGCGCACATTTTCACTGGCTCATTTTTCCGACTTGCATATCACCTGCACGGACCGAATTGAACTCCATCACCTCATGAATAAGCGGCTTTTTGGCTACCTGCGATGGAAATTGCATCGGGGAGCGAAGTATCAGGATGAAATTCTTACCATCCTCAAAAAAGACTTGCAACAGATGAAGCCGAATCATGTTTTAATTACGGGTGATTTGACCCATCTGAGCCTTCCCGCGGAATTTGAAAAAGTAGAAAAGTGGCTGCAATCCCTTAGCACACCGGCTCAAGTTACCGTCATTCCCGGTAATCATGACGCCTATGTTCGAACCGATTGGCATCAAACTTTTTCCGGCTGGTTAAGCTATATGATTTCCGACACAGCGTATCAAACACACGAATCGGTGAACGGACTTGACGATGTGTTCCCCATCCTGCGGGTACGCGGCGATATCGCTTTAATCGGTGTGTGTACGGCGTATCCCTGTGCCCCGCATCTGGCGACCGGCCGAATGGGCGTCCCCCAATTGAAGAAATTGGAAAAAATCCTGAAACAGGCGGCTGCTCAGAACCTTTTCCGCATTATAGCGATTCACCATCCCCCCATTACCGGAATGATCAGCAGGCGTAAACGCTTAACCGATGCATCCGCGTTACGAAGGCTTCTTGCATCTTACGGAGCGGAGCTTGTGCTGCATGGCCATACGCACGCAACCGCCTATCATACCTTGCCAACCCCCGCTGGCGTTATCCCTGTTGTGGGCGTACCGGCGGCATCGTCATCGGACGACACCGGTAGCCGGGGCGCCCGTTACAATGTTTATCAGGTTTCGCCCTCGGGGGACGGGTGGCGCATCAGCATTTCGGCGCGTGTTTATTCAAAAAAAGATCGCTGCTTTGTTCCGGAAAAAAACCGGTGGGTAAGCATTCCCGCTTCGGCTGATGAATATCGTTGCCCGGAAGGTTCTTAG
- a CDS encoding phosphocholine cytidylyltransferase family protein — MKAIVLSAGQGKRLLPLTSELPKCLLPIGGKTLIEWQIDELNKCGITQITVVTGYRSEKVKAVLDRRYEPGQVKTLYNEAYAKTDNLVSCWAAREEMTEDFLLLNGDTLFEKGVIAHLFASPPLPVTVVVSCKERYDADDMKVEMADGRLVKIGKDLAPENVHGESIGMILFRGQGPGLFRYALEKALDNPTALHQWYLSVIGEMAREMPVSTCLINGLKWCEIDYPSDLKQADSVVGACDGSIEVAQSFNIG; from the coding sequence ATGAAGGCGATTGTCTTGAGCGCAGGCCAGGGGAAACGACTTTTACCATTGACTTCCGAATTACCGAAATGCCTGTTGCCGATCGGCGGAAAAACATTGATCGAATGGCAGATCGATGAGTTGAACAAATGCGGGATAACTCAGATCACGGTCGTAACGGGTTATCGTTCAGAAAAAGTCAAGGCGGTTCTTGACCGGCGTTACGAGCCAGGGCAGGTCAAGACCCTTTACAACGAGGCCTATGCAAAGACAGATAACCTGGTAAGCTGCTGGGCCGCCAGAGAGGAGATGACCGAAGATTTTCTTCTTCTGAACGGCGACACGTTATTTGAAAAGGGGGTCATCGCACACCTGTTTGCGTCGCCGCCCCTTCCGGTTACCGTGGTGGTAAGTTGTAAAGAGCGATATGATGCCGATGATATGAAAGTTGAAATGGCGGATGGCCGGCTTGTTAAAATCGGAAAGGATTTGGCTCCGGAAAACGTTCACGGAGAATCCATTGGGATGATATTGTTTCGTGGTCAGGGGCCCGGGTTGTTCCGATATGCCCTGGAAAAGGCCTTAGATAACCCAACGGCGCTTCATCAATGGTATTTATCCGTCATTGGTGAAATGGCCCGTGAAATGCCGGTATCGACCTGTTTGATCAACGGCCTGAAATGGTGCGAGATTGATTATCCGTCCGATCTCAAGCAAGCAGATAGCGTGGTTGGTGCTTGCGATGGGAGTATTGAGGTCGCCCAAAGTTTTAATATTGGATAG
- the lptG gene encoding LPS export ABC transporter permease LptG, whose product MKTIDLYIGSSFIKWVFLLLAILAVLFSFIELLTQLDDVGKGAYGLDNAVIFMALTLPKRLLDLMPVSTLIGGIIALGQMADQRELLAMQAAGISVLRISAVVFVTGMLLVLASGLTTEMVVPEMEQRAHNSRSRALFGTGVTLSGNGFWARWNKSYIHVDKMLSEKIAADLEIFQFDAAGRLQMFTTAQSAAIQDNHQWILQGITQKIITKTGINIRHPAFLTLDSFLKADQVNLLIMPPYSLSTPDLILYIKALRELGQNSDQYALALWRKISIPLTTGAMAMLSLSFIFGSTRNISAGRRMTIGTLVGVLLYFADHLIMNLGLLFNLNPFFTAMIPVLLISGGAFWRLRRVV is encoded by the coding sequence ATGAAAACAATTGATTTATACATCGGAAGCAGCTTTATTAAATGGGTTTTCCTCCTCCTCGCCATTCTGGCGGTGTTGTTCAGTTTTATCGAGTTATTAACGCAACTGGACGATGTGGGAAAAGGCGCCTACGGGCTGGATAATGCCGTGATCTTTATGGCGCTGACACTGCCTAAACGTCTGCTCGATTTAATGCCCGTAAGTACCCTTATTGGCGGCATTATTGCTTTAGGGCAAATGGCCGACCAGAGAGAACTTCTCGCGATGCAGGCTGCCGGTATATCGGTTTTGAGGATCAGCGCGGTCGTTTTTGTGACCGGCATGTTATTGGTGTTAGCATCCGGTCTGACCACTGAAATGGTTGTGCCGGAGATGGAACAACGCGCCCACAACTCCCGGTCACGAGCGCTCTTCGGTACCGGGGTTACCCTGAGCGGAAACGGCTTTTGGGCGCGCTGGAATAAGTCCTATATTCATGTCGATAAAATGCTGTCGGAAAAAATTGCCGCCGATCTGGAGATTTTTCAATTTGATGCAGCGGGACGGTTACAAATGTTCACGACGGCTCAAAGCGCCGCCATACAGGATAACCACCAGTGGATTTTGCAAGGAATCACTCAAAAAATCATCACGAAAACCGGAATTAACATTCGGCATCCGGCCTTCTTAACCTTGGATTCATTTTTAAAGGCCGACCAGGTCAATTTGCTGATAATGCCCCCCTACAGCTTGTCAACGCCTGATTTGATTCTCTATATCAAGGCGCTGCGGGAACTCGGGCAAAATTCGGATCAATATGCGTTGGCCCTATGGCGAAAAATCAGCATTCCCTTGACCACGGGGGCGATGGCGATGCTGTCCCTTAGTTTCATATTCGGGTCAACCCGAAATATCAGTGCCGGCCGTCGTATGACAATAGGCACGCTTGTCGGTGTGCTGTTGTATTTTGCGGATCACTTGATAATGAACCTGGGCTTACTGTTCAATTTGAACCCATTTTTTACGGCAATGATTCCGGTTCTATTGATATCCGGGGGGGCGTTTTGGCGATTGCGTCGTGTCGTGTAA
- a CDS encoding diacylglycerol kinase family protein, whose product MNKTGEYSRSSATFKPEDSGYNAFKLSPNIPLRAGVISNPSSGGNKKGLREVNKIISRHPQVLHLEATTVTDTLTALKEFARNGINLVVINGGDGTVQTVLTAMFFWKPFKNIPLLALLRGGTDSIIARDSGLRGARDQALTRLLNWVSKREGPWRMVQRTVMKADVPALDYPLYGMIFGAAVIYEASEFCHRNLHAKGVGGEWAPGLTAARYVLGVIRGEATYRQAVPISIRTDQGLNLKNDFLMVLITTVDRLFFGLRPFWGVEKAPLHVTLIHDRPEHMAQVFSLLAFGKASRYRKPEYGYFSHNANEVRLQISGGFALDGQLHPPSSSGQHVVITNGAPASFLIG is encoded by the coding sequence TTGAATAAAACAGGGGAATATTCTCGTTCCTCAGCAACCTTCAAGCCTGAGGATTCGGGATACAACGCTTTTAAGTTATCTCCGAATATACCGTTGCGAGCCGGTGTCATCAGCAACCCATCCAGCGGCGGCAACAAAAAGGGGCTGCGGGAAGTTAACAAAATAATAAGCCGTCATCCGCAGGTACTGCATCTCGAGGCAACGACGGTGACCGATACCCTAACGGCTTTAAAAGAATTTGCGCGTAATGGCATTAACCTCGTGGTGATTAACGGTGGAGACGGAACCGTTCAAACCGTTCTTACCGCCATGTTTTTCTGGAAACCATTCAAAAACATACCGCTGTTAGCCTTGTTGCGTGGGGGAACCGACAGTATCATCGCCCGAGATTCAGGGCTCAGGGGCGCACGCGATCAGGCGTTAACCAGATTGCTCAATTGGGTGAGCAAAAGAGAGGGGCCATGGCGTATGGTTCAGCGGACGGTTATGAAAGCGGACGTGCCTGCCCTCGATTATCCGCTGTACGGAATGATTTTTGGCGCAGCCGTTATTTATGAGGCCAGTGAGTTTTGTCATCGAAATCTTCATGCAAAGGGGGTAGGGGGTGAATGGGCGCCCGGGTTGACAGCCGCAAGATATGTGCTGGGTGTTATCCGCGGAGAGGCTACTTATCGGCAGGCCGTTCCCATATCGATTCGCACGGATCAGGGATTGAACCTGAAGAATGATTTTCTGATGGTATTGATCACGACGGTTGACCGCCTGTTTTTCGGGTTGCGGCCTTTCTGGGGAGTGGAGAAAGCGCCCCTGCACGTCACCTTGATCCATGATCGGCCGGAACATATGGCACAAGTTTTTTCGTTATTGGCCTTTGGCAAAGCCTCTCGCTACCGAAAACCGGAATACGGTTATTTCAGCCATAACGCCAATGAGGTGCGTTTGCAAATCTCCGGTGGATTCGCGTTGGATGGGCAATTGCATCCGCCTTCATCGTCGGGGCAGCACGTCGTCATAACCAACGGCGCCCCCGCATCATTTCTCATAGGGTGA